DNA from Candidatus Methylomirabilota bacterium:
GCGATGATCGTGCCACCGGTCCCCGCGTTCTACAGCCGCCCGGCCACGCTGAACGACGTGATCGACCACACGTGCGGGCGAATCCTCGATCTGTTCGGCATCCCCCACGACCTCGTTCGCCGCTGGGGCGAATCGGAGCCGCGGGCCGGTGACCTCGAGCCGTCGTAGTCGCTGCACGTCCAGGCAAGTGGGCGGTTGAACGTTCGCGGTCAAGGTAGTAATCTGCTACCTAGTGGTAGTCAAGTGCTACCAGCGGGCAGGAGGAGCAAATGCCGTCACCCGTGAAGGTCTCGGACAAGCTGCTGGCTATGGCCAAGGACGAAGCCCAGGGCACCCATCGCTCGGCGACCGCTCAGATCGAGCACTGGGCGACGCTGGGACGAGCGGTCGAGGTGATGGCGGCCTATCGCGACGTGCTGGCTCTCAAGAGAGCCGGCCAAGCACTGCCGTTTCCGACGTTCGTCCGGCGCGAAGAGGTGCACGGACTCCTGGCCCGGCTTGTCGAAGACACGAGCCGTGAGAAGGTCAAGGCACGGATTCGTGCCGCCGGGACGCCGCTGTACACCACTGACCCGGATCATCCGGGCATGATCGTCGAGGTCCGAGCAGACGGCACCCGGATTCTGGGTCACCTCAAAGGTCGCCGATTCGTGCCCGCTGGAGGGAAGTCAGCGAACAGGCGGAAGTGAGCGTTGATCCGCTGGCATCGATCCGCGCGGCCCTGCCGGCCCAGCCGGTCCTGCTATTTCTCGCGGGGCCCAACGGCGCCGGGAAGACCACTTTTTTCGAGGAGTACCTCGATGATCTTGGGCTACCGTACGTCAACGCGGACCGCATTGCCCGCGTTCTCCGCAACGCCGACCCGACCGCCTCGTCCGATGACATCGACCGCCGGGCCTTCATCGAGGCCGAGCGACTGCGAAGGGCCTTCGTCGAAGCGCGCCTGTCCTTCTGCACCGAGACCGTCTTCTCCGACCCCGCCGATGCCAAGCTGAAGTTCCTCAAAAACGCCCGGGCCCGCGGCTTCACCATATTTCTGATTTTCATCGGCCTCGACAGTCCCGTCCTCGCAACCGCACGGGCGAGGCAGAGAGTCCAACACGGCGGCCACGATGTACCGGACGAGAAGTTGCACGCGCGCTTTCCAGCAAACCTGCGCGCCGCGATTCCGATCGTCGACGAGGCGTTCGTGTTCGATAACAGCTCCTATGACACGCCCTACCGTGTCGTCGCCGTTTACCAGCGAGGCCAAATCGTGAGCCGACATCCGCCCCTGCCTCTGTGGACGCGCGGACTTCCCGGCCTCTGAGTTCGCCCGGAGCGCCTCAGAGCCGGTAGAGACGCTTGGGGTTGTCGTAGAGGATCCGCGTCTTGGCGGCGTCGCTCAGGTCCGCTCGCGCCCGGAACGCGGCGACCGACTCGATGAACTCATGGGTCGGCTCGTGGGGAAAGTCCGAGGCGCAGAAGAAGTGGTCGGCGCCGAGAACGTCCACCACGACCGGCAGCATCTGCTCGTCCAGCTCGCAGTGGAAGAAGATCCGGTCGCTCCGCAGCTGCTGGCTGGGGCTCGAGGCGAGCCCCGCCCCCCGGTTCTTGCACTCCCGGTCCAGCCGCTCCAGCACGAACGGAACCCAGCCCGCCCCCGCCTCCATGAACGCCAGCGTGAGCTGCGGGAATCGCTCCAGGACACCGCTGAGCACGAGGCTCGTGAGCTGGATCATCTGGGCGAACGGATGGGAGAGCGCCCGCGCCTCGACGAGGCGCTCGAAGAAATCGAAGCCGAGCCCTTGCGCGGGAGCGCCGTGAACCGCCAGCGCGCACCCGAGCCGCTGGGCCTCCTCGTAGAGCGGCTCGTAGCAGGCGTCCCCCAGAGGGCGCCGGAGCCCGACCGCGGGGAGGATCGCGCCCACCATGCCGAGAGC
Protein-coding regions in this window:
- a CDS encoding zeta toxin family protein → MSVDPLASIRAALPAQPVLLFLAGPNGAGKTTFFEEYLDDLGLPYVNADRIARVLRNADPTASSDDIDRRAFIEAERLRRAFVEARLSFCTETVFSDPADAKLKFLKNARARGFTIFLIFIGLDSPVLATARARQRVQHGGHDVPDEKLHARFPANLRAAIPIVDEAFVFDNSSYDTPYRVVAVYQRGQIVSRHPPLPLWTRGLPGL
- a CDS encoding amidohydrolase family protein — protein: PTNGLAHGLIKDREWAAVLARGYNTFLYEEFLRAAPGRLKGMALIPLQDVGEAVKELRRAVTALGMVGAILPAVGLRRPLGDACYEPLYEEAQRLGCALAVHGAPAQGLGFDFFERLVEARALSHPFAQMIQLTSLVLSGVLERFPQLTLAFMEAGAGWVPFVLERLDRECKNRGAGLASSPSQQLRSDRIFFHCELDEQMLPVVVDVLGADHFFCASDFPHEPTHEFIESVAAFRARADLSDAAKTRILYDNPKRLYRL